The Xanthomonas rydalmerensis genomic interval AGCTGGCCAAGCCGGCGCGCGAGAAGCTCACCCAGATGCTCGCCGAGGAGTGAGGCTGGCGCCGCGCGCCGCTGCAGGGCGGCGCGCCGGCTGAGTGCTGATCCGAACGTCAAGCCGCTGATTCGATCCAGGTGGGTTGAATCGGATGACAAACAGAAAAGGCAGCCGCGAGGCTGCCTTTTCTGTTTGTACGTTGTTCGTACAGCAACGCTTGATGCCGGACCCTCACCCCCAACCCCTCTCCCGGTGGGAGAGGGGCTAGGTCCTGCTCCTTCTCCCTCCGGGAGAAGGTGGCCCGCAGGGCCGGATGAGGGTAGGGCGCACCCGCATGGTCTATTTCACACGTGCTTGGCCCCCCAACCCCTCTCCCGGTGGGAGAGGGGCTAAGAGCCCAGGTGGTGCGCTTACAGCGCCTCGATGATCCCCGCGGCGCCCATGCCGGTGCCGATGCACATGGTGACCATGCCGTACTTCTGCTTGTGCCGGCGCAGGCCGTGCACCAGGGTGGCGGTGCGGATCGCGCCGGTGGCCCCGAGCGGATGGCCCAGGGCGATGGCGCCGCCCAGCGGGTTGACCTTGGACGGATCCAGGCCGCTGTCGCGGATCACCGCCAGCGACTGCGCGGCGAAGGCTTCGTTAAGCTCGATCCAGTCCAGCTGGTCCTTGCTCAGGCCGGCCTGCTTGAGCGCCTTCGGAATCGCCTCGATCGGGCCGATGCCCATCACTTCCGGGCGCACGCCGGCGACGGAGAAGCTGACGAAGCGGGCCAGCGGGGTCAGCCCGTAGTCCTTGATCGCCTGCTCGGAGGCCAGTAGCACCGCACCGGCGCCATCGCTCATCTGCGAGGAATTGCCGGCGGTGACGCTGCCGCCGAACTGGCCGTTGCGAAACACCGGGCGCAGCTTGGCCAGGCCTTCGATCGAGCTGTCGGGGCGCGGGCCTTCGTCGGTGTCGACCAGCTTCTTGCGCAGGGCGATGACGTTGCCGGCCAGGTCGGGCTGGTGCGAGAGGATCTCGTAGGGACTGATCTCGTCGCGGAACTCGCCGGCGGCGATCGCGGCGATGGCCTTCTGGTGCGAGGCGAGGGCGAACGCATCCTGGTCCTCGCGCGACACCTTCCACTCCTCGGCCACCTTCTCGGCGGTGATGCCCATGCCGTAGGCGATGGCCACGTGGTCGTCGGCGAACACGCTCGGCGACAGCGCGACCTTGTTGCCCATCATCGGCACCATCGACATCGATTCGGTGCCGCCGGCCAGCATCAGGTCGGCGTTGCCCAGGCGGATCTGGTCGGCGGCCAGCGCCACCGCCTGGATGCCCGAGGAGCAGAAGCGGTTGATGGTCTGCCCGGCCACCGAGTTCGGCAGCCCGGCCAGCAGCACGCCGATGCGCGCCACGTTCATGCCTTGCTCGCCCTCGGGCATCGCGCAGCCGATGATCGCGTCGTCGATGCGCGAGGTGTCGATGCCCGGCGCCTGCGCCACCACCGCGCGCAGCACGTGCGCCAGCATGTCGTCGGGACGGGTGTTGCGGAACATGCCCTTGGGCGCCTTGCCGACCGGGGTGCGGGTGGCGGCGACGATGTAGGCTTCCTGGATCTGTTTGCTCATTTGGCTTTCTCCGAAAGCCGGGATTTGGGATTCGGGATTGGGGATTCGTCAGAGCGGATCCCGGCGTCGAATGCGTTTTTCCCGGCTGATAAATGGTGGGAGGCGAGGGTGGTATCAGGAATTGGGAATCCGCCGTAACGAATCCCCAATCCCGACTCCCGAATCTCAGTTCCTCAACGGCTTACCCGTCTTGAGCATGTGCCCGATGCGCGCCTGGGTCTTCTCCTGCTGGGCCAGTTCGACGAAGTGCTTGCGCTCGAGCTTGAGCAGCCATTCCTCGTCCACCAGTGCGCCGCGGTCGACTTCGCCGCCGCACAGCACGGTGGCGATGCGGGTGGCGATCTCGTAGTCGTACTCGCTGATGAAGCGGCCTTCCAGCATGTTGACCAGCAGCATCTTGAAGGTGGCGATGCCGACGTCGCCGGCGACCTGGATGCGTCGCGCCGGCAGCGGCGGGCGGTAGCCGCCCTCGGCCAGGGCACGCGCCTCGGCCTTGGCGATGTACAGCGACTCGTAGCTGTTGAACACCACCTTGTCGGTGCCGCGCAGCAGGCCCAGTTCCTTGGCGTTGACCGCCGAGGTCGAGACCTTGGCCATGGCCACGGTTTCGAAGGTCTTCTTTAGTTCGGCGAACACGTCGCCGCCCGGACCCGCGGCCTGCGCCGCGCGCACCGCGATCTCCTTGAGGCCGCCGCCGGCCGGCAGCAGGCCCACGCCGGCCTCGACCAGGCCGATGTAGCTCTCCAGCGCGGCCACGGTCTTGGCGCTGTGCATCTGGAACTCGCAGCCGCCGCCCAGCGCCAGCCCACGCACCGCTGCGACCACGGGGACCAGCGAGTACTTGATGCGCTGGCTGGTGGCCTGGAAGTTGGCGACCATCGCCTCGAACGCGTCGACCTTGCCGGCCTGCAGCAGGCCCAGCGCGCCGGCCAGGTCGGCACCGGCGGAGAAGGGCTCCTTGTGCTGCCACAGCACCAGGCCCTTGAAGTCCTTCTCGGCGCGGCCCACCGCTTCCTGCAGGCCGTCCAGCACCTGGTCGGAGACGGTGTTCATCTTGGTCTTGAAGCTGACCACGGCGATGTCGTCGCCGTCGTGCCACATGCGCAGGCCGTCGTTCTCGAACACGGTCTCGCCCTGTGCGAACTTCTCGCCCAGCAGCGGATCGGGGAAGCGCTGGCGCTTGTACACCGGCAGCGCCGAGCGCGGCAGCTTGGCGTCGCGCGCCGGGCTGTACGAGCCTTCGGCGGCATGCACGCCGTCGCGGCCGTCGAACACCCAGTTCGGCAGCGGCGCGCTGCTCATGCTCTTGCCGGCGGCGATGTCGTCGGCGATCCACTGCGCGACCTGCTTCCAGCCGGCGGCCTGCCAGGTCTCGAACGGACCCAGCGCCCAGCCGTAGCCCCAGCGGATCGCCAGGTCCACGTCGCGTGCGGTCTCGGCGATGTCGGCCAGGTGGTAGGCGCTGTAGTGGAACAGATCGCGGAAGGTCGCCCACAGGAACTGCGCCTGCGGATGCTGGCTCTCGCGCAGCTTGGCGAACTTCTCGGCCGGGTTCTTGATCTTCAGGATCTCGACCACGTCCGGCGCGGCGGCGCGGTCGGCCGGGCGGTAGTCCTGCTTCTGCAGGTCCAGCACCACGATGTCCTTGCCGACCTTGCGGAAGATGCCGGCGCCGGTCTTCTGGCCCAGCGCGCCCTTGCCGATCAGCGCTTCCAGCCACTTCGGCGCCTTGAAAAAGGCATGCCATGGGTCGTTGGGCAGGGTGTCGCCCATGGTCTTGATGACGTGCGCCATGGTGTCCAGGCCGACCACGTCGGAGGTGCGGTAGGTCGCCGACTTCGGACGGCCGACCAGCGGGCCGGTGAGGCCGTCGACCTCGTCGAAGCCCAGGCCGAACTGCTCGGTGTGGTGGATGGTGGACAGGATCGAAAACACGCCGATGCGGTTGCCGATGAAGTTCGGGGTGTCCTTGGCGTAGACCACGCCCTTGCCCAGGGTGGTGACCAGGAAGCTTTCCAGGCCTTCCAGCACCGCCGGTTCGGTGTGCTTGGCCGGGATCAGCTCGGCCAGGTGCATGTAGCGCGGCGGGTTGAAGAAGTGCACGCCGCAGAAGCGGTGGCGCAGCTGCTCCGGCAGCACGTCGGACAGGGCGTTGATGCCCAGGCCGGAGGTGTTGGAGGCCAGCACCGCATGGTCGGCCACGAACGGCGCGATCTTCTTGTACAGGTCCTGTTTCCAGTCCATGCGTTCGGCGATGGCTTCGATGATCAGGTCGCAGCCGCGCAGCTGCTCCAGGCCGGAGTCGTAGTTGGCCGGGGTGATGGCCTCGGCCAGGGCAGGGCTGGCCAGCGGCGCCGGGCTGAGCTTGGTCAGGTTGGCGATCGCCTTGAGCACCACGCCATCGGCGGGGCCTTCCTTGGCGGGGAGGTCGAACAGCACGGTGTCGACGCCGGCGTTGGTCAGGTGCGCAGCGATCTGCGCACCCATCACGCCCGCGCCCAGGACGGCGGCACGGCGGACGAGCAGGGGATTGGACATAGCGATCAGCCTCTGTGGGTCAACGTTTGCGGGATCAGGGAGCCGAGTGGGCGAGAAAGCCGGCTTCGGCGAAACGGATGAGTTCGCGGGCGGCGTGGGCGCGGTGGGCACCCTCGCTGACGCCGGCGGGGCGCTTGATCAGGCCGAAGTCGGCCATGGCGTAGGTCAGGGCGCCGGCCAGGAAATCCAGGCGCCAGTACAGTTCCTGCTTGCTCAGCCCGGGCACGCAGGCGGCGATGGCCTTGCCGAACTCGCGCAGCACGTGGCCGTAGTGGTCGGACAGGAACTGGCGCAGGCTGTCGTTGTTCTCGGCGTAGGCGCGGGCGATCACCCGCACGAAGGCGCCGCCGCTCTGCCGATCCTGGGCCATCGCCAGGGCCGGCTCGACGAAGGCCGCCAGCACGGGGCCGAGCTGGCCGGGATGCTGCCGCTGCGCGGCCTCCAGCTGCGCCATGCGCGCGGCGGTCATTTCGTCCATGCGCCGCCGGAACACCTCGTTGACCAGGTTTTCCTTGGACCCGAAGTGGTAGTTCACCGCGGCGATATTGACGTCGGCCTGGCTGGTGACCTGGCGCAGCGAGGTGCCGGAAAAGCCGTGCTGCGCGAACAGTTCCTCGGCCGCGCTGAGGATGCGGTCCTTGGTCGAAAAGTGCGCTTGCTTTGCCATGCGGCCGCCAGAATCAATCAAACGATTGTTTGAGTCTAGGCCTGGGCGGCAGGCGCGTCATGCTGCTTTGCAGCACGATTCAGGCTGGCCGTGCAAAGCCGGCGCCGATTGGATAGAATTGTCCATCGCAATTCTGGCTAAGCCCGCGTTTTGACGCGGGTTTTTTTCATGTTAACCTCGGGCCTTCAGTGGCCCGCCCAACGGAGAACTTCCCATGGCGCTGGAGCGCACCCTGTCCATCATCAAGCCCGACGCCGTCGCCAAGAACGTCATCGGCGAAATCTACTCGCGCTTCGAGAAGGCCGGCCTGAAGGTCGTGGCCGCCAAGTACAAGCAGCTGTCGCGCCGCGAGGCCGAGGGCTTCTACGCCGTGCACCGCGAGCGCCCGTTCTTCAACGCGCTGGTCGAGTTCATGATCTCCGGCCCGGTGATGATCCAGGCGCTGGAAGGCGAGAACGCCGTGGCCGCGCACCGCGACCTGCTGGGCGCCACCAATCCGAAGGACGCCGCGCCGGGCACCATCCGCGCCGACTTCGCCGATTCGATCGACGCCAACGCCGCGCACGGCTCGGATTCGGTCGAGAACGCCGCCAACGAAGTGGCGTATTTCTTCGCCGCCACCGAAGTGGTTTCGCGCTAAGCGAGGTCGTCGTGAACGAGGTCGTCCATCCTCCCTTGGCCATCGCCGATCCCGTGCGGACCGGCGCGGCGGCCAAGCAGAATCTGCTCGACCTCGATCGCGAGGGGCTGGAGCGTTTCTTCGCCGAGACCCTCGGCGAAGCGCGCTACCGTGCCCACCAGGTGATGAAGTGGATCCATCACCGCTACGTCACCGACTTCGACCAGATGACCGACCTCGGCAAGGCGCTGCGCGCCAAGCTGCAGCAGCATGCCGAGGTCGTCGTCCCCAACATCGTGTTCGACAAGCCCTCCGCCGATGGCACCCACAAGTGGTTGCTGGCGATGGGCGTGGACGGCAAGAACGCGATCGAGACCGTGTACATCCCCGACAAGACCCGCGGCACGCTGTGCGTGTCCTCGCAGGTCGGCTGCGGCCTCAACTGCACGTTCTGCTCCACCGCCACCCAGGGCTTCAACCGCAACCTGTCCACCGCCGAGATCATCGGCCAGGTATGGGTGGCGGCGCGGCACCTGGGCAACGTGCCGCACCAGATGCGCCGTCTCACCAACGTGGTGATGATGGGCATGGGCGAGCCGCTGATGAATTTCGACAACGTCGTGCGCGCGATGAGCGTGATGCGCGACGACCTGGGCTATGGCCTGGCCAACAAGCGCGTGACCCTGTCCACCTCGGGCCTGGTGCCGCAGATCGACCGGCTGTCCAGCGAAAGCGACGTGTCGCTGGCGGTGTCGCTGCACGCGCCCAACGACGCGCTGCGCGAGACCCTGGTCCCGCTCAACAAGAAGTACCCGATCGCCGAGCTGATGGCGGCCTGCGCGCGCTATCTGCGCGCCAACAAGCGCCGCGAGTCGGTGACCTTCGAGTACACCCTGATGAAGGGGATCAACGACCAGCCGGAGCATGCGCGGCAATTGGCGCGGCTGATGCGCCAGTTCGACAACGCGGT includes:
- the ndk gene encoding nucleoside-diphosphate kinase is translated as MALERTLSIIKPDAVAKNVIGEIYSRFEKAGLKVVAAKYKQLSRREAEGFYAVHRERPFFNALVEFMISGPVMIQALEGENAVAAHRDLLGATNPKDAAPGTIRADFADSIDANAAHGSDSVENAANEVAYFFAATEVVSR
- a CDS encoding 3-hydroxyacyl-CoA dehydrogenase/enoyl-CoA hydratase family protein, with protein sequence MSNPLLVRRAAVLGAGVMGAQIAAHLTNAGVDTVLFDLPAKEGPADGVVLKAIANLTKLSPAPLASPALAEAITPANYDSGLEQLRGCDLIIEAIAERMDWKQDLYKKIAPFVADHAVLASNTSGLGINALSDVLPEQLRHRFCGVHFFNPPRYMHLAELIPAKHTEPAVLEGLESFLVTTLGKGVVYAKDTPNFIGNRIGVFSILSTIHHTEQFGLGFDEVDGLTGPLVGRPKSATYRTSDVVGLDTMAHVIKTMGDTLPNDPWHAFFKAPKWLEALIGKGALGQKTGAGIFRKVGKDIVVLDLQKQDYRPADRAAAPDVVEILKIKNPAEKFAKLRESQHPQAQFLWATFRDLFHYSAYHLADIAETARDVDLAIRWGYGWALGPFETWQAAGWKQVAQWIADDIAAGKSMSSAPLPNWVFDGRDGVHAAEGSYSPARDAKLPRSALPVYKRQRFPDPLLGEKFAQGETVFENDGLRMWHDGDDIAVVSFKTKMNTVSDQVLDGLQEAVGRAEKDFKGLVLWQHKEPFSAGADLAGALGLLQAGKVDAFEAMVANFQATSQRIKYSLVPVVAAVRGLALGGGCEFQMHSAKTVAALESYIGLVEAGVGLLPAGGGLKEIAVRAAQAAGPGGDVFAELKKTFETVAMAKVSTSAVNAKELGLLRGTDKVVFNSYESLYIAKAEARALAEGGYRPPLPARRIQVAGDVGIATFKMLLVNMLEGRFISEYDYEIATRIATVLCGGEVDRGALVDEEWLLKLERKHFVELAQQEKTQARIGHMLKTGKPLRN
- a CDS encoding acetyl-CoA C-acyltransferase — translated: MSKQIQEAYIVAATRTPVGKAPKGMFRNTRPDDMLAHVLRAVVAQAPGIDTSRIDDAIIGCAMPEGEQGMNVARIGVLLAGLPNSVAGQTINRFCSSGIQAVALAADQIRLGNADLMLAGGTESMSMVPMMGNKVALSPSVFADDHVAIAYGMGITAEKVAEEWKVSREDQDAFALASHQKAIAAIAAGEFRDEISPYEILSHQPDLAGNVIALRKKLVDTDEGPRPDSSIEGLAKLRPVFRNGQFGGSVTAGNSSQMSDGAGAVLLASEQAIKDYGLTPLARFVSFSVAGVRPEVMGIGPIEAIPKALKQAGLSKDQLDWIELNEAFAAQSLAVIRDSGLDPSKVNPLGGAIALGHPLGATGAIRTATLVHGLRRHKQKYGMVTMCIGTGMGAAGIIEAL
- a CDS encoding TetR/AcrR family transcriptional regulator; protein product: MAKQAHFSTKDRILSAAEELFAQHGFSGTSLRQVTSQADVNIAAVNYHFGSKENLVNEVFRRRMDEMTAARMAQLEAAQRQHPGQLGPVLAAFVEPALAMAQDRQSGGAFVRVIARAYAENNDSLRQFLSDHYGHVLREFGKAIAACVPGLSKQELYWRLDFLAGALTYAMADFGLIKRPAGVSEGAHRAHAARELIRFAEAGFLAHSAP
- the rlmN gene encoding 23S rRNA (adenine(2503)-C(2))-methyltransferase RlmN; its protein translation is MNEVVHPPLAIADPVRTGAAAKQNLLDLDREGLERFFAETLGEARYRAHQVMKWIHHRYVTDFDQMTDLGKALRAKLQQHAEVVVPNIVFDKPSADGTHKWLLAMGVDGKNAIETVYIPDKTRGTLCVSSQVGCGLNCTFCSTATQGFNRNLSTAEIIGQVWVAARHLGNVPHQMRRLTNVVMMGMGEPLMNFDNVVRAMSVMRDDLGYGLANKRVTLSTSGLVPQIDRLSSESDVSLAVSLHAPNDALRETLVPLNKKYPIAELMAACARYLRANKRRESVTFEYTLMKGINDQPEHARQLARLMRQFDNAVQASNAGKVNLIPFNPFPGTRYERSGETEIRAFQKILLDAQVLTMVRRTRGDDIDAACGQLKGQVMDRTRRQAEFKRELQTRADRDAAA